The Fibrobacter sp. UWB2 genome window below encodes:
- the metG gene encoding methionine--tRNA ligase: protein MKKFYVTTPIYYVNDAPHIGHSYTTVLADILTRFHKIIGYQTFFLTGTDEHGQKVQRAAAKRNVTPQEHVDEYYHRFEDLWKKMNIQNDFFIRTTMPEHKAYVQECLQKLWDKGEIYSKEYEGWYSVGEERFFSEDELDENKCDPISHRPVEWLKEKNYFFKMGSYQQKLIDFLESHKDWIVPDYRWNEIRGFLRQPLNDLCISRPKIRLSWGIPLPFDPDYVTYVWFDALLNYVSASTAFHKTYADGTPIWPASYHLIGKDILTTHSVYWPTMLMALDIPLPQHILAHGWWLVNGGEKMSKSAGNVVNPMDYMEKYGIDAFRYFLAREMVVGQDANFTHEGFVRRINSDLANDLGNVLNRVHRLVLTNFGGVLPAPNALDDAANEVITIANRVRTNVMEWVPQVKLSQVVEEIMTLVRSINRYLEIKAPWKLAKDESKKDELATVLYISAEAVRLSLSMLWPVIPGKSEEGLAMIGSKFTDQNDLVWGILKGGEKFGEGKPLFPRIEEEVKKAEPQQAKPKQNKPLMAADVPAAMDLRVAQIKEVADHPDASSLYVLKVDAGEGELRTICSGLKSSYLANELQDRKILLFANLKPSALRGIMSQGMLFAGDLEPETHKCRLVSVPEDAKPGDRALFKGVAPSEPRELKVKDFEKIALTAKGGAVFCDALALEVNGKPVTCDVADGAGIH, encoded by the coding sequence ATGAAAAAATTTTACGTCACCACTCCGATTTATTACGTCAATGATGCCCCGCATATCGGGCATTCCTACACGACCGTTCTCGCAGATATCCTTACCCGCTTCCACAAGATCATCGGCTACCAGACATTCTTCTTGACCGGTACCGACGAACACGGCCAAAAGGTGCAGCGCGCCGCCGCCAAGCGCAACGTGACTCCGCAGGAACACGTGGACGAATACTACCACCGCTTCGAAGACCTCTGGAAGAAGATGAACATCCAGAACGACTTCTTCATCCGCACGACGATGCCGGAACACAAGGCTTACGTGCAGGAATGCTTGCAGAAGCTCTGGGACAAGGGTGAAATTTACTCGAAGGAATACGAAGGTTGGTACTCTGTTGGCGAAGAACGCTTCTTCAGCGAAGACGAACTCGACGAAAACAAGTGCGATCCGATCAGCCACCGCCCGGTGGAATGGCTCAAGGAAAAGAACTACTTCTTCAAGATGGGTTCTTACCAGCAGAAGTTGATTGACTTCTTGGAAAGCCACAAGGACTGGATTGTGCCGGACTACCGCTGGAACGAAATCCGCGGATTCCTCCGCCAGCCGCTGAACGACCTCTGCATCAGCCGTCCGAAGATCCGCCTCAGCTGGGGCATTCCGCTGCCGTTCGACCCGGACTACGTGACTTACGTCTGGTTTGACGCCCTCCTCAACTACGTGAGCGCCTCCACCGCCTTCCACAAGACTTATGCAGACGGCACGCCGATTTGGCCTGCCTCTTACCACCTCATCGGTAAGGACATTTTGACAACTCATAGCGTCTATTGGCCGACCATGCTCATGGCTCTCGACATTCCGCTCCCGCAGCACATCCTCGCCCACGGCTGGTGGCTCGTAAATGGTGGCGAAAAGATGAGCAAGTCCGCAGGTAACGTTGTGAACCCGATGGACTACATGGAAAAGTACGGCATCGACGCTTTCCGCTACTTCCTCGCTCGTGAAATGGTCGTCGGTCAGGACGCGAACTTCACGCATGAAGGCTTTGTCCGCCGCATCAACAGCGACCTCGCCAACGACCTCGGTAACGTCTTGAACCGCGTCCACCGCTTGGTGCTTACGAACTTCGGAGGCGTACTCCCGGCTCCGAACGCTCTCGACGATGCAGCCAACGAAGTGATTACGATTGCCAACCGCGTCCGCACAAACGTGATGGAATGGGTTCCGCAGGTCAAGCTCTCCCAGGTCGTCGAAGAAATCATGACGCTCGTTCGCAGCATCAACCGCTACCTTGAAATCAAGGCTCCGTGGAAGCTCGCCAAGGACGAATCCAAGAAGGACGAACTCGCAACCGTGCTTTACATTTCTGCTGAAGCCGTGCGTCTCTCACTCAGCATGCTGTGGCCGGTCATCCCGGGCAAGAGTGAAGAAGGTCTTGCCATGATCGGTAGCAAGTTCACCGACCAGAACGACCTCGTGTGGGGCATCCTCAAGGGTGGTGAAAAGTTCGGCGAAGGCAAGCCGCTCTTCCCGCGCATTGAAGAAGAAGTCAAGAAGGCTGAACCGCAGCAGGCCAAGCCGAAGCAGAACAAGCCGCTTATGGCAGCAGACGTTCCGGCCGCTATGGACCTCCGTGTTGCACAAATTAAGGAAGTCGCCGACCACCCGGATGCAAGTAGCTTGTACGTACTCAAGGTCGATGCAGGCGAAGGTGAACTCCGCACAATTTGCAGCGGCCTTAAGAGCAGCTACCTGGCAAACGAACTTCAGGACCGCAAGATTCTCTTGTTCGCAAACTTGAAACCGAGCGCCCTCCGTGGCATCATGAGCCAGGGCATGCTCTTTGCAGGCGACCTCGAACCGGAAACGCACAAGTGCAGACTCGTGAGCGTCCCGGAAGACGCCAAGCCGGGTGACCGCGCTTTGTTCAAGGGTGTTGCTCCGAGCGAACCCCGCGAGCTCAAGGTCAAGGACTTCGAAAAGATAGCTCTCACCGCAAAGGGTGGCGCCGTGTTCTGTGATGCGCTCGCTCTCGAAGTGAACGGCAAGCCTGTGACCTGCGACGTCGCTGACGGTGCTGGAATTCACTAG
- a CDS encoding nitroreductase family protein, whose product MSFIDLARNRFSCRAFSEQEVEPEKLMQVLEAGRIAPTAVNGQPVFIKVLQSPEALKKIRGITRMAYNAPVVLMVCYDDNKVYTPTTYMDNFKSGIMDSSIVATSMMMQATDLGLATLWARGFNAAHIEHEFGFPENIKLACLLDIGYADPQNGVPSPRHDVRKPMNEFAEKL is encoded by the coding sequence ATGTCATTTATTGATTTGGCTAGAAATCGTTTCAGTTGCCGTGCTTTTAGCGAACAGGAAGTTGAACCCGAAAAACTGATGCAGGTGCTCGAAGCGGGCCGTATCGCTCCGACGGCGGTAAACGGTCAACCGGTGTTTATCAAGGTTCTCCAGTCTCCCGAAGCGCTCAAGAAGATTCGTGGCATCACGCGTATGGCGTACAACGCTCCCGTGGTGCTGATGGTCTGCTACGACGACAACAAGGTCTACACTCCGACGACCTACATGGACAATTTCAAAAGCGGCATTATGGATTCTAGCATTGTCGCGACTTCGATGATGATGCAGGCAACCGATCTTGGGCTTGCAACGCTCTGGGCTCGCGGTTTCAATGCTGCTCACATTGAACATGAATTCGGCTTCCCGGAAAACATCAAGCTTGCTTGCCTTTTGGACATTGGCTATGCCGACCCGCAGAACGGAGTGCCGTCACCTCGTCATGACGTGCGCAAGCCGATGAATGAATTTGCTGAAAAGCTTTAA
- a CDS encoding MauE/DoxX family redox-associated membrane protein: MIACFEKENLKKTIIAGVLLLVATFFVTVGVAEISFPETIFTFTDQEWLLDIWPKAYRYNIHVGVGAIVLACALIFPAIKIQKDFAIRALETLCRIGIGGMFIFASIFKIQDPHQFATLVAQYQFFSALHLDFVNNFFALVYPQFEFWFGLAMIVSPFVRESAFAIFWMFVSFIIALAWALWNDLGITCGCFELEGAQDKAEAWTSLIRDLILIWPTLWLAFRKNKSIIGVWKKDKEVK, from the coding sequence ATGATTGCATGTTTTGAAAAAGAAAATCTCAAGAAGACCATTATCGCGGGCGTTCTCCTTCTCGTGGCGACTTTCTTCGTGACTGTCGGCGTTGCCGAAATCAGCTTCCCCGAAACGATTTTCACATTCACTGACCAAGAATGGCTCCTCGACATTTGGCCGAAGGCATACCGCTACAACATCCACGTTGGCGTTGGCGCCATCGTTCTCGCTTGCGCACTCATCTTCCCGGCCATCAAGATTCAAAAGGACTTTGCCATCCGCGCTCTTGAAACGCTTTGCCGCATCGGCATTGGTGGCATGTTCATTTTCGCCTCCATTTTCAAGATCCAGGACCCGCACCAGTTCGCAACACTCGTTGCGCAGTACCAGTTTTTCTCGGCATTGCACCTCGACTTCGTGAACAACTTCTTTGCGCTCGTGTACCCGCAATTTGAATTCTGGTTCGGGCTTGCGATGATTGTATCGCCGTTCGTCCGCGAATCGGCATTTGCGATTTTCTGGATGTTTGTAAGCTTCATCATCGCACTCGCCTGGGCGCTGTGGAATGACCTCGGCATCACCTGCGGTTGCTTTGAACTCGAAGGCGCACAGGATAAGGCAGAAGCCTGGACTAGCCTCATCCGCGACCTCATCCTCATTTGGCCGACCCTCTGGCTCGCCTTCCGCAAGAACAAGAGCATCATCGGCGTCTGGAAAAAAGACAAGGAAGTGAAGTAA
- a CDS encoding PTS sugar transporter subunit IIA: MALIYTRIYAQPVEFNRALGYAYDALVKGPYPFDAMSTWKGLSERVAQGIYMGQGLLLPHTRVSGLQEPLMAFVVAREGITGIKTRNDEKAQFMCVLLSPAESAMAHTVTIANVAKRLLDPEWKEKVLAATDEEMLKKMF; encoded by the coding sequence ATGGCTCTCATCTATACGCGTATTTACGCGCAGCCTGTGGAGTTCAATCGTGCTTTGGGTTACGCTTATGACGCGCTTGTGAAAGGTCCTTATCCGTTCGACGCTATGTCAACATGGAAAGGGCTTTCTGAGCGTGTTGCTCAGGGCATTTATATGGGGCAAGGCCTCTTGCTCCCGCATACGCGCGTTTCTGGCTTGCAGGAACCGTTGATGGCTTTTGTCGTCGCTCGTGAAGGCATTACGGGGATTAAAACTCGTAATGACGAGAAGGCGCAATTTATGTGCGTGCTTCTCTCTCCGGCGGAATCCGCAATGGCGCATACGGTTACGATTGCGAATGTGGCAAAGCGCTTGCTCGACCCCGAATGGAAAGAAAAAGTCCTCGCCGCCACCGACGAGGAAATGCTAAAAAAAATGTTTTAA
- a CDS encoding aminoglycoside phosphotransferase family protein, which produces MQNDIINISPSIHEFLLTHGYTENFTVTPIAGAGSGRRYFRIASDERKSVLQVSAEVNEDFKHFVEYSKTFREYGLPVPRVYCVDENACQVLQEDLGKRSLLDEAFPNDSKVLSGSARILYPEVIDALIQWQNASHQLFSHHTEIWLRRFDFAALKWESDYFTENYLKLHKGITEIPESVRNFYSLVAVSVEAQTKVLMHRDFQSQNIMIRPNSEVAFVDFQGARRGSMFYDIASLLWDPYVSLPLPMIKDFFEYWRSQYRGTRIYTKDDAWEGFVHASLQRLMQALGAYCFLSKVKKIEKFEQYIEPGKAQLRVLFGEFKQIAKATDPEVFKFMDWALQ; this is translated from the coding sequence ATGCAAAACGATATTATTAACATTTCTCCGAGTATTCATGAGTTTCTTTTGACTCATGGTTATACTGAAAACTTTACTGTGACTCCCATTGCCGGTGCAGGCTCTGGAAGGCGTTATTTCCGTATCGCTAGCGATGAACGTAAAAGCGTCTTGCAGGTGAGTGCCGAAGTGAATGAAGATTTCAAGCACTTTGTCGAGTATTCCAAGACGTTCAGGGAATACGGCTTGCCGGTTCCGCGCGTTTATTGCGTTGACGAGAATGCCTGCCAGGTGTTGCAAGAAGACTTGGGCAAACGCAGCCTCTTGGACGAAGCTTTCCCGAATGATTCGAAGGTGCTCTCTGGCAGCGCTCGTATTCTGTACCCGGAAGTGATTGATGCTCTTATCCAGTGGCAGAATGCAAGCCATCAGCTGTTCAGCCATCACACTGAAATCTGGCTCCGCCGCTTTGACTTTGCCGCCCTCAAGTGGGAATCCGATTACTTTACCGAGAATTACCTCAAGCTCCACAAGGGCATTACGGAAATTCCGGAATCGGTCCGCAATTTCTATTCGCTCGTGGCTGTCTCCGTCGAAGCACAGACGAAGGTCTTGATGCATCGCGATTTCCAGAGCCAGAACATCATGATCCGTCCGAATTCCGAAGTCGCATTTGTCGATTTCCAGGGTGCTCGTCGCGGTTCCATGTTCTATGATATCGCATCGCTCTTGTGGGACCCGTACGTGAGTCTCCCGCTTCCGATGATCAAGGACTTCTTTGAATATTGGCGCAGCCAGTACCGCGGTACAAGAATTTATACGAAGGACGATGCCTGGGAAGGCTTTGTGCACGCTAGCTTGCAGCGCTTGATGCAGGCTCTCGGCGCTTACTGCTTCCTCTCCAAGGTGAAAAAGATTGAAAAGTTCGAACAGTACATTGAACCGGGCAAGGCTCAGCTCCGTGTGCTGTTTGGCGAATTCAAGCAGATTGCCAAGGCTACAGACCCTGAAGTGTTCAAGTTTATGGATTGGGCGCTGCAGTAA